A stretch of the Bradyrhizobium arachidis genome encodes the following:
- a CDS encoding nucleotidyltransferase family protein: MTRDEFIALALQNPNNVAIIDALQELALPDAWLVSGCLVQSAWNVLTDRAVDHGIADYDVFYFDPDTSWEAEDAVIRLLHQRLAHLSIKVEARNQARVHLWYPAKHGLPYPPLTCSTDGIDRFLTQNTQIGIRRTGDGYDVYAPHGFDDVAHLIARPNPGPNFSAANYDVKASRWKALWPELTVIAAEET, translated from the coding sequence ATGACCCGCGACGAATTCATCGCTCTCGCGCTCCAGAACCCGAACAACGTCGCCATCATCGACGCATTGCAGGAACTCGCGCTGCCCGATGCGTGGCTCGTCTCCGGCTGCCTGGTGCAGAGCGCGTGGAACGTGCTCACGGACCGCGCGGTCGATCACGGCATCGCCGACTATGACGTGTTCTATTTCGATCCTGACACCTCATGGGAGGCAGAGGATGCGGTGATCCGCCTCTTGCACCAGCGGCTCGCGCATCTCTCGATCAAGGTCGAAGCACGCAACCAGGCGCGCGTGCATCTCTGGTATCCGGCGAAGCACGGCCTGCCCTACCCGCCGCTGACCTGCTCGACCGACGGCATCGATCGCTTCCTCACGCAGAACACGCAAATCGGCATCAGAAGGACAGGCGACGGTTACGACGTCTACGCGCCGCATGGCTTTGACGATGTCGCTCACCTGATCGCGCGGCCCAATCCGGGTCCGAACTTTTCCGCGGCGAATTACGATGTGAAGGCCTCGCGCTGGAAGGCGCTGTGGCCGGAGCTCACGGTGATTGCGGCGGAGGAGACATAA
- a CDS encoding acetyl-CoA C-acetyltransferase gives MADAYIYDHVRTPRGRGKADGALHEVTALALATVPLKALKERNNLPEDSVDDVVLGVVDPVGEAGSDIARFAALKAGLGEAVPGVQISRFCASGLDAVNFAAAQVMSGQHELVIGGGAESMSRVGIGASGGAWPMDPSMAVPAYFMPQGVSADLIATKYGFSRDDVDAYAVQSQQRAGKAWDEGRFNKSVVPVKDINGLTLLAKDEHMRPTTTMQSLAQLQPSFTMMAQMGGFDGVAIQSHPEIERVNYVHHAGNSSGIVDGSGAVLLGSKEAGSKYGLKPRAKIRAFANIGSEPAMMLTGPVDVTEKLFARSGMKKSDIDLFELNEAFASVVLRYIQAFDIDNAKINVNGGAIALGHPLGATGAMILGTVLDELERTNKSTALVTLCIGGGMGTATIIERV, from the coding sequence ATGGCAGATGCCTATATCTACGACCACGTTAGAACCCCGCGCGGCCGCGGCAAGGCCGACGGCGCGCTGCACGAGGTGACAGCGCTCGCGCTCGCCACCGTGCCGCTGAAGGCGCTCAAGGAGCGCAACAATCTGCCGGAGGATTCCGTCGATGACGTCGTGCTCGGCGTGGTCGATCCGGTCGGCGAAGCCGGCTCCGACATCGCGCGCTTCGCAGCGCTGAAGGCGGGCCTCGGCGAGGCTGTCCCCGGCGTGCAGATCAGCCGCTTCTGCGCCTCCGGCCTCGATGCCGTGAACTTTGCCGCCGCCCAGGTCATGAGCGGCCAGCATGAGCTCGTGATCGGCGGCGGTGCCGAGTCCATGAGCCGTGTCGGCATCGGTGCCTCCGGCGGCGCCTGGCCGATGGATCCCTCGATGGCGGTGCCGGCCTACTTCATGCCGCAGGGCGTCTCGGCCGATCTGATCGCCACCAAATACGGTTTTTCGCGCGATGACGTCGATGCCTATGCGGTGCAGAGCCAGCAGCGCGCGGGCAAGGCCTGGGACGAAGGCCGCTTCAACAAGTCGGTCGTGCCGGTGAAGGACATCAACGGCCTCACGCTCCTCGCCAAGGACGAGCACATGCGTCCGACGACGACGATGCAGTCGCTCGCGCAGCTGCAGCCGTCGTTCACGATGATGGCGCAGATGGGCGGCTTCGACGGCGTCGCGATCCAGTCGCATCCGGAGATCGAGCGCGTCAATTACGTGCACCACGCCGGCAATTCGTCGGGTATCGTCGACGGCTCCGGCGCCGTGCTGCTCGGCAGCAAGGAAGCCGGCAGCAAGTACGGCCTCAAGCCGCGTGCAAAAATCCGCGCCTTTGCCAACATCGGCTCGGAGCCCGCGATGATGCTGACGGGTCCGGTCGACGTCACCGAAAAGCTGTTCGCACGCTCCGGCATGAAGAAGTCGGACATCGACCTGTTCGAGCTCAACGAGGCCTTTGCCTCCGTCGTGCTGCGCTACATCCAGGCTTTCGACATCGACAACGCCAAGATCAACGTCAATGGCGGCGCGATCGCGCTCGGCCATCCGCTCGGTGCCACCGGCGCGATGATCTTGGGCACCGTGCTCGACGAGCTCGAGCGCACCAACAAGTCCACCGCGCTGGTGACGTTGTGCATCGGCGGCGGCATGGGCACCGCAACCATCATCGAGCGCGTGTAA
- a CDS encoding MarR family winged helix-turn-helix transcriptional regulator, with product MKRKPSTEATSAWIRLMRVQSRVLGCVEQDLKKAGFPPLAWYDALLELSRAPTGELRPVELERQMLIPQYSTSRLIDRLVDEGLAARRECKIDKRGQFVEITEAGRELQKRMWSAYSAAIEKHVGSKLSDADAVKLSALLDRLGCSCGEMKLPVSESTTAR from the coding sequence ATGAAACGCAAACCATCGACCGAGGCGACCTCCGCCTGGATCCGCCTGATGCGGGTGCAGAGCCGGGTGCTCGGCTGTGTCGAGCAGGACCTGAAAAAGGCCGGCTTTCCCCCGCTGGCCTGGTACGACGCGCTGCTGGAACTGTCGCGCGCGCCGACGGGTGAGTTGCGGCCGGTGGAACTCGAGCGGCAGATGCTGATCCCGCAATATTCGACCTCGCGGCTGATCGACCGTCTGGTCGACGAGGGCCTGGCCGCCCGGCGCGAATGCAAGATCGACAAGCGCGGCCAGTTCGTCGAGATCACCGAGGCCGGCCGCGAGTTGCAAAAGCGGATGTGGAGCGCCTATTCCGCCGCGATCGAGAAGCATGTCGGCTCGAAACTGTCCGATGCGGACGCCGTGAAGCTCAGCGCTCTGCTCGACCGTCTGGGTTGCTCCTGCGGCGAGATGAAGCTGCCCGTCAGCGAAAGCACGACGGCGCGATGA
- the gstA gene encoding glutathione transferase GstA has translation MKLYYSPGACSLSPHIALLEAGLPYDLVKVDIRAKKLENGEDYLKVNPKGQVPALGLDSGEIVTEGPVIVQMIADQAAAKALAPAHGSSERYKLLEWLNFLTSEVHKSFGPLFAPALNDDAKAFFKDRVMGKLKYIDSQLAGRDYLMGKQFTVADGYLFTMLTWGERMKFDLSAMPHLAAYMARVAARPQVQEALKREGLAQAK, from the coding sequence ATGAAACTCTACTATTCGCCCGGCGCATGCTCGCTGTCCCCCCACATCGCGCTTCTGGAAGCGGGCCTGCCCTATGACCTCGTCAAGGTCGATATCCGCGCCAAGAAGCTCGAAAACGGTGAAGACTATCTGAAGGTGAATCCCAAGGGCCAAGTCCCCGCGCTGGGCCTCGATAGCGGTGAGATCGTGACCGAAGGGCCGGTCATTGTCCAGATGATCGCCGACCAGGCCGCTGCAAAAGCGCTGGCCCCTGCGCACGGCAGTTCCGAGCGCTACAAGCTGCTGGAGTGGCTGAACTTCCTGACCTCGGAGGTGCACAAGAGCTTTGGTCCGTTGTTCGCCCCGGCGCTGAACGACGATGCGAAAGCGTTCTTCAAGGACCGCGTCATGGGCAAGCTGAAATATATCGACAGCCAGCTCGCGGGCCGCGACTACCTCATGGGCAAGCAGTTCACGGTCGCCGACGGCTATCTCTTCACCATGCTGACCTGGGGCGAGCGGATGAAGTTCGACCTCTCGGCGATGCCGCATCTTGCCGCCTACATGGCCCGCGTCGCCGCGCGGCCGCAGGTGCAGGAAGCCCTGAAGCGGGAAGGCCTCGCGCAGGCGAAGTAA
- a CDS encoding FAD-dependent oxidoreductase produces MTYKNFKVETDADGIALVTWDIPGRSMNVLDETSTNELEAIVKATTADAAVKGVVITSAKDAFCAGADLSMLEGMNQAYAKVLKEQGETAANQMLFDQSRRFSLVLRSIETSGKPWAAAINGLALGGGFEITLCCHYRVAAENPKTRLGLPEVKVGLFPGAGGTQRVPRLVPPQDAMTILLKGDPVTLDKAKQLNLIHAIVPAADLIKAAKDWIKGGGKAVAPWDEKGFKLPGGPVFSKAGMMMFPAGNAIYRRETYDNYPAARAIMSCVYEGLQLPIDAALRVESRYFTSVLRSKEAAAMIRSLFLSMQELNKGARRPKDVAPTKVKKIAVIGAGFMGASVGYVSARAGLDVVLIDRDQESADKGKAHAQKVIEEQIKKGRAKPTDAEALLSRITATADYAALKDVDLVIEAVFEDRKVKADTFAKAQEYLKPEVVFASNTSTLPITSLAEGFKDQGKFVGIHFFSPVEKMMLVEIILGKNTGDLALATALDYVRQIGKTPIVVNDSRGFFANRCVGRYVAEGNEMFLEGVPPAMIENCAKMAGMPVGPLSLSDEVALDLGLKIMKATEADLGPNAINPDQKKLMVEMVEKQGRLGRKNSKGFYDYPEKGKGQKSLWPGLSALQPKQLDPDTLDVEELKQRFLVVQAVEAARTVEDNVITDPREADVGSILGFGFAPFTGGTLSYIDFMGTKKFVELCHRLEAKYGSRFTPPKLLVEMAAKGETFYGRFAPKKAA; encoded by the coding sequence ATGACTTACAAGAACTTCAAGGTTGAGACCGACGCCGACGGCATCGCGCTCGTCACCTGGGACATTCCGGGCCGTTCGATGAACGTGCTCGACGAGACCTCGACCAACGAGCTCGAGGCGATCGTGAAGGCGACCACCGCGGATGCGGCGGTGAAGGGCGTCGTCATCACCTCGGCCAAGGACGCGTTCTGCGCCGGTGCCGACCTGTCCATGCTCGAGGGCATGAACCAGGCCTACGCAAAGGTCCTCAAGGAGCAGGGCGAGACGGCTGCGAACCAGATGCTGTTCGACCAGAGCCGGCGCTTCTCGCTGGTGCTGCGTAGCATCGAGACGTCGGGCAAGCCGTGGGCGGCCGCGATCAACGGCCTCGCACTCGGCGGCGGTTTTGAGATCACGCTGTGCTGCCACTATCGCGTGGCGGCCGAAAATCCCAAGACCAGACTCGGCCTGCCCGAGGTCAAGGTCGGCCTGTTCCCCGGCGCCGGTGGCACGCAGCGCGTACCGCGTCTGGTGCCGCCGCAGGACGCGATGACGATCCTGCTCAAGGGCGACCCGGTCACGCTCGACAAGGCCAAGCAGCTCAATTTGATCCACGCCATCGTGCCGGCGGCGGATCTCATCAAGGCGGCGAAGGACTGGATCAAGGGCGGCGGCAAGGCCGTCGCGCCCTGGGACGAGAAGGGTTTCAAGCTGCCCGGTGGCCCCGTGTTCTCCAAGGCCGGCATGATGATGTTCCCGGCCGGCAACGCGATCTATCGCCGCGAGACTTACGACAATTATCCGGCCGCACGCGCGATCATGAGCTGCGTCTATGAGGGCCTCCAACTGCCGATCGACGCCGCGCTGCGCGTGGAGTCGCGTTACTTCACCTCGGTGCTCCGTTCGAAGGAAGCCGCTGCAATGATCCGCAGCCTGTTCCTGTCGATGCAGGAGCTGAACAAGGGCGCGCGCCGTCCGAAGGACGTAGCCCCGACGAAGGTGAAGAAGATCGCCGTGATCGGCGCCGGCTTCATGGGTGCAAGCGTCGGCTACGTCTCGGCCCGCGCCGGGCTCGACGTGGTCCTGATCGACCGCGACCAGGAAAGCGCCGACAAGGGCAAGGCGCATGCGCAGAAGGTGATCGAAGAGCAGATCAAGAAGGGCCGCGCCAAGCCCACCGACGCTGAAGCGCTGCTGTCGCGCATCACCGCGACCGCCGACTATGCTGCCCTGAAGGACGTCGATCTCGTCATCGAGGCCGTGTTCGAGGACCGCAAGGTCAAGGCGGATACCTTCGCCAAGGCGCAGGAGTATCTCAAGCCGGAGGTGGTGTTCGCCTCGAACACCTCGACCCTGCCGATCACCTCGCTCGCCGAAGGCTTCAAGGACCAGGGCAAGTTCGTCGGCATCCACTTCTTCTCGCCGGTCGAGAAGATGATGCTGGTCGAGATCATCCTCGGCAAGAACACCGGCGACCTCGCGCTCGCGACCGCGCTGGATTACGTGCGGCAGATCGGCAAGACGCCGATCGTCGTGAACGACAGCCGCGGCTTCTTCGCCAACCGCTGCGTCGGGCGTTACGTCGCCGAAGGCAACGAGATGTTCCTCGAAGGCGTGCCGCCGGCGATGATCGAGAATTGCGCCAAGATGGCCGGCATGCCGGTTGGCCCGCTCTCGCTGTCGGATGAAGTCGCGCTCGACCTCGGCCTCAAGATCATGAAGGCGACGGAAGCCGATCTCGGCCCCAACGCCATCAACCCCGATCAGAAGAAGCTGATGGTGGAGATGGTCGAGAAGCAGGGCCGCCTGGGCCGCAAGAACAGCAAAGGCTTCTACGACTATCCCGAGAAGGGCAAGGGGCAGAAGAGCCTGTGGCCGGGGCTGTCAGCGCTGCAGCCGAAGCAGCTCGACCCCGACACGCTCGATGTCGAGGAGCTGAAGCAGCGCTTCCTGGTGGTGCAGGCGGTGGAAGCCGCGCGCACGGTCGAGGACAACGTCATCACCGACCCGCGCGAGGCGGACGTCGGCTCGATCCTCGGCTTCGGCTTCGCGCCGTTCACCGGCGGCACGCTGTCCTACATCGACTTCATGGGCACGAAGAAGTTCGTCGAGCTCTGCCACAGACTGGAAGCCAAGTACGGCTCCCGCTTCACCCCGCCAAAGCTTCTTGTGGAGATGGCGGCCAAGGGCGAAACCTTCTACGGCCGTTTTGCGCCGAAGAAGGCGGCGTAA
- the tldD gene encoding metalloprotease TldD, translating to MTNPATTSLLERANLDRDKVRHEVARGLAGADDGELFLEYSQTEALMFDNGRLKQATYDTSQGFGLRAVKDDAVGYAHSSDVSLPALIRAADAVAAVRGGYSGSFAAPPPHTNVRLYADDNPLDAPGFEAKVKLLAEIDAYLRDKDPRVRQVSVSLGATWQVVEILRPDGESYRDIRPLVRVNVSVVAGQGDRQESGSKGYGGRAGYAEFIETRNWRDAADGALREALVNLESVPAPAGEMDVVLGAGWPGVMLHEAVGHGLEGDFNRKKTSAFAGLMGQQVAAKGVTVVDDGTIASRRGSLSIDDEGTPTNRTVLIEDGILVGYMQDRQNARLMNMKPTGNGRRQGYAHVPMPRMTNTYMLAGDREPGEIIASVKNGVFAANFGGGQVDITSGKYVFQCTEAYKIENGKIGAPLKGAMLIGNGPTDLHRIRMIGNDLALDTGIGTCGKNGQGVPVGVGQPSLLMERITVGGTGA from the coding sequence ATGACCAATCCTGCCACCACCTCCCTGCTCGAGCGCGCCAATCTCGACCGCGACAAGGTCCGCCATGAAGTCGCGCGCGGGCTTGCCGGCGCCGACGATGGCGAACTGTTCCTCGAATACAGCCAGACCGAAGCGCTGATGTTCGACAATGGCCGGCTGAAGCAGGCGACCTATGACACCTCGCAAGGCTTTGGCCTGCGCGCCGTCAAGGACGATGCGGTCGGCTATGCGCATTCCTCCGACGTGTCGCTGCCGGCGCTGATCCGCGCGGCCGACGCGGTTGCCGCCGTGCGCGGCGGTTACTCCGGCAGCTTTGCCGCGCCGCCGCCGCACACCAATGTGCGGCTCTATGCCGACGACAATCCGCTGGACGCGCCCGGCTTCGAGGCCAAGGTGAAGCTGCTCGCCGAGATCGACGCGTATCTGCGCGACAAGGATCCGCGGGTGCGGCAGGTCAGCGTGAGCCTCGGCGCAACCTGGCAGGTCGTCGAGATCCTGCGTCCCGACGGCGAGAGCTATCGTGACATCCGCCCGCTGGTGCGTGTGAACGTGTCCGTCGTCGCAGGGCAAGGCGACCGGCAGGAGAGCGGCAGCAAGGGCTATGGCGGCCGTGCCGGCTACGCCGAATTCATCGAGACCAGGAACTGGCGCGACGCCGCCGACGGCGCGCTGCGCGAGGCGCTGGTGAATCTGGAATCCGTGCCGGCGCCCGCCGGCGAGATGGACGTGGTGCTGGGCGCAGGCTGGCCCGGCGTGATGCTGCATGAGGCCGTCGGGCACGGCCTCGAGGGCGACTTCAACCGCAAGAAGACCTCGGCGTTCGCAGGCCTGATGGGCCAGCAGGTCGCCGCCAAGGGCGTCACGGTGGTCGACGACGGCACCATTGCCTCGCGCCGTGGTTCGCTCTCGATCGACGACGAGGGCACGCCGACCAACCGCACCGTGCTGATCGAGGACGGCATTCTGGTCGGCTACATGCAGGACCGCCAGAACGCCCGGCTGATGAACATGAAGCCGACCGGCAACGGGCGCCGCCAGGGCTATGCCCATGTGCCGATGCCGCGCATGACCAACACCTACATGCTGGCCGGCGACCGCGAGCCGGGCGAGATCATCGCCTCGGTGAAGAACGGCGTGTTCGCCGCGAATTTCGGCGGCGGCCAGGTCGACATCACCTCGGGCAAGTACGTCTTCCAGTGCACCGAGGCCTACAAGATCGAGAACGGAAAGATCGGCGCGCCGCTGAAGGGCGCCATGCTGATCGGCAACGGGCCGACCGACCTGCATCGCATCCGCATGATCGGCAACGATCTCGCGCTCGATACCGGCATCGGCACGTGCGGCAAGAACGGACAGGGCGTTCCCGTCGGCGTCGGCCAGCCGTCGCTGCTGATGGAGCGCATCACGGTTGGAGGCACCGGCGCATGA
- a CDS encoding glutamate--cysteine ligase produces MARDQIDMTPLQSRDELVAWFEEGCKPRSEFRIGTEHEKTPFTLDGLRPVPYEGARGIGALLDGMKLLLGWEPIMEKGNIIGLYDVTGGGAISLEPGGQFELSGAPVETVHQTQSELMAHLAQVREIATPLGIGFLGLGMTPSWSRAEIPVMPKGRYKIMSNYMPKVGKYGIDMMYRTCTVQTNLDFSSEADMVKKLRVSLALQPVGTALFANSPFTEGKQNGFLSFRSEIWRDTDNARAGMLPWAFEDGMGFERYVDYALDVPMYFVKRGDDYIDVSGSSFRAFFEGRNNSLPGERPTLSDWANHLSTIFPEVRLKRYLEMRGSDGGPWGRLPALPAFWVGLLYDDTSLDAAWDLVKHWSAHERQALRDDVPRFGFKARIKDRYLFEIAKECLMLAHAGLRRRGRIDHLGRDETRHLEPLDRIIDSGRTPAEELLEKFNGPWKGSVEPAYAEYAF; encoded by the coding sequence ATGGCGCGAGACCAGATCGATATGACGCCGCTGCAATCGCGCGACGAACTCGTCGCGTGGTTCGAGGAGGGCTGCAAGCCGCGCAGCGAATTCCGCATCGGCACCGAGCACGAGAAGACGCCGTTCACGCTCGACGGCCTCCGCCCGGTGCCCTATGAGGGTGCGCGCGGCATCGGCGCGCTGCTCGACGGCATGAAGCTCCTGCTCGGCTGGGAGCCGATCATGGAGAAGGGCAACATCATCGGCCTCTACGACGTCACCGGCGGCGGTGCGATCTCGCTCGAGCCGGGCGGACAGTTCGAGCTGTCGGGCGCACCGGTCGAGACCGTGCACCAGACCCAGAGCGAGTTGATGGCGCATTTGGCGCAGGTGCGCGAGATCGCAACGCCGCTCGGCATCGGCTTCCTCGGGCTCGGCATGACGCCGTCCTGGTCGCGCGCCGAGATTCCGGTGATGCCCAAGGGGCGCTACAAGATCATGTCGAACTACATGCCGAAGGTCGGCAAGTACGGCATCGACATGATGTACCGGACCTGTACCGTGCAGACCAATCTCGACTTCTCTTCGGAAGCCGACATGGTCAAGAAGCTGCGCGTCTCGCTGGCGCTGCAGCCGGTCGGCACCGCGCTGTTCGCCAATTCTCCCTTCACCGAAGGCAAGCAAAACGGCTTCCTTTCCTTCCGCTCCGAGATCTGGCGCGACACCGACAATGCGCGCGCGGGCATGCTGCCCTGGGCGTTCGAGGACGGCATGGGCTTTGAGCGCTATGTCGACTACGCGCTCGACGTTCCCATGTACTTCGTCAAGCGCGGCGACGACTACATCGACGTCTCAGGCTCGTCCTTCCGCGCCTTCTTCGAGGGCCGCAACAATTCCCTTCCCGGCGAACGGCCGACGCTGTCGGACTGGGCCAATCATCTCTCGACGATCTTTCCCGAGGTGCGGCTCAAGCGCTATCTCGAGATGCGCGGCTCGGATGGTGGCCCCTGGGGCCGGCTGCCGGCGCTGCCCGCCTTCTGGGTCGGGCTGCTGTACGACGACACCTCGCTCGACGCCGCCTGGGACCTGGTCAAGCACTGGAGCGCGCATGAGCGCCAGGCGCTGCGCGACGATGTGCCGCGCTTCGGCTTCAAGGCGCGCATCAAGGACCGTTATCTGTTCGAGATCGCCAAGGAATGCCTGATGCTGGCCCATGCCGGCTTGCGGCGCCGCGGGCGGATCGATCATCTCGGCCGCGACGAGACCCGCCACCTCGAACCGCTCGACCGCATCATCGATTCCGGGCGGACGCCGGCCGAAGAGCTGCTGGAGAAATTCAACGGGCCCTGGAAGGGTTCGGTGGAACCGGCCTATGCGGAATACGCGTTCTAG
- a CDS encoding PAN domain-containing protein, with amino-acid sequence MGKCRLPGAFMAKVLACAMLLTAALAPPLAQAQTAFDRPGGDYFNTPVVSGDPEDCALLCERDRKCRAWSFSYPDVEGGKAVCWLKNTVPPRVPESCCISGVRGAGVVEPRVEGVESSIDRPGGDLRNFALKPDEGEDACKAACVADNKCRAFTYARPGYTTREARCFLKKEIKPPRRKAGFISGVVR; translated from the coding sequence ATGGGGAAGTGCCGCCTGCCGGGGGCCTTCATGGCAAAGGTTTTGGCATGCGCGATGCTGCTTACGGCCGCGCTTGCGCCGCCGCTTGCCCAGGCGCAGACGGCGTTCGACCGCCCGGGCGGCGACTATTTCAACACACCGGTGGTCTCCGGCGACCCAGAGGATTGCGCGCTGCTCTGCGAGCGCGACCGCAAATGCCGGGCCTGGAGCTTTAGCTATCCCGACGTCGAGGGCGGCAAGGCGGTGTGCTGGCTGAAGAACACCGTGCCGCCGCGCGTTCCCGAAAGCTGCTGCATCTCCGGTGTGCGCGGCGCCGGTGTCGTCGAGCCGCGTGTCGAAGGCGTCGAGTCTTCGATCGACCGGCCCGGCGGAGACTTGCGCAATTTCGCGCTGAAGCCTGATGAGGGCGAGGACGCCTGCAAGGCCGCCTGCGTCGCCGACAACAAATGCCGCGCCTTCACCTATGCACGGCCCGGCTATACCACCCGCGAAGCGCGCTGCTTCCTGAAGAAAGAAATCAAGCCGCCGCGACGGAAGGCGGGGTTCATCTCGGGCGTGGTTCGGTGA
- the lepB gene encoding signal peptidase I: protein MSVEKVASAKPKGSGWRGQLVQLAGIVAAVFIAKGALAEPFYVPSGSMEPTLLIGDALLASKFPYGYGTSSLPIQINLPETGRVFAETPKQGDVVVFRWPGDRSQAWVKRVVGLPGDRIQIRQGQLFVNDRPCELKPDGVGQAEDDNGGSEPAYRYIETLPNGVSHLIFKMRDNGPLDNTPEVTVPAGHLFVLGDNRDNSADSRVPLRSGGVGLLPIDNLVGRADAVLGSWDLGMRSQPVWTWLSGFRVARFFTAVK from the coding sequence ATGAGCGTTGAGAAGGTAGCAAGCGCGAAGCCCAAGGGCAGCGGCTGGCGCGGCCAGCTCGTGCAGCTCGCGGGCATCGTCGCAGCCGTGTTCATCGCCAAGGGCGCGCTGGCCGAGCCGTTCTACGTGCCGTCGGGCTCGATGGAGCCGACGCTGTTGATCGGCGATGCACTGCTCGCATCGAAATTCCCTTATGGCTACGGCACCTCGTCGCTGCCGATCCAGATCAATTTGCCGGAAACCGGCCGCGTCTTCGCCGAAACGCCGAAGCAGGGTGACGTCGTGGTGTTCCGCTGGCCCGGCGACCGCTCGCAAGCCTGGGTCAAGCGCGTGGTCGGATTGCCGGGCGACCGCATCCAGATCCGGCAGGGCCAGCTCTTCGTCAACGACCGTCCCTGCGAACTGAAGCCTGACGGCGTCGGACAGGCCGAGGACGACAATGGCGGCAGCGAACCCGCCTACCGCTATATCGAGACGCTGCCGAACGGCGTGTCGCATCTCATCTTCAAGATGCGCGACAATGGCCCGCTCGACAACACGCCGGAAGTGACGGTGCCGGCTGGCCATCTGTTCGTGCTCGGCGACAACAGAGACAACTCCGCCGACAGCCGCGTGCCGCTGCGCTCCGGCGGCGTCGGCCTGCTGCCGATCGACAATCTCGTCGGCCGCGCCGATGCCGTGCTCGGCTCCTGGGACCTCGGCATGCGCAGCCAGCCGGTGTGGACCTGGCTGTCCGGTTTTCGCGTGGCGCGGTTCTTCACCGCGGTGAAGTGA